A region from the Phaenicophaeus curvirostris isolate KB17595 chromosome 28, BPBGC_Pcur_1.0, whole genome shotgun sequence genome encodes:
- the MEX3D gene encoding RNA-binding protein MEX3D — MPGSIYQPEGGQPSRGTPRCLALLSPPAPPPLPPPPPPPPPPAEQPLPEPDREAAAAGPDEAAALRFQLSVLGLEEPGSAGLRERGGGGSRSPPAPGASSSSSSSSSSSSSSSSSSPPSAFGPFAPGPLLAEPLGSRKKSVNMTECVPVPSSEHVAEIVGRQGCKIKALRAKTNTYIKTPVRGEEPVFIVTGRKEDVEMAKREILSAAEHFSMIRATRNKVNGLTGAMQGPPNLPGQTTIQVRVPYRVVGLVVGPKGATIKRIQQQTHTYIVTPSRDKEPVFEVTGMPENVDRAREEIEAHITMRTGSFIDVNADNDFHSNGTDVCLDLQGSTASLWAKAPHPARRPSAALRNDSLSSLGSASTESYYSGRVADASPTSPYSTSSGFTFSEAQAPLGAEECDFGFDFLALDLTTPTTTTIWSPFERSGNPLQAFSSCSSINGSQRRNSGTATPRHSPTLPESGGVALDHPLARRIQSDPVNTLSWLPTQGSLSSFSNSTGYSSSSSLPGSISAASGSPTDSSSSDGHRKSSRECMVCFESEVIAALVPCGHNLFCMECAMRICGKAEPECPACHTPATQAIHIFS, encoded by the exons ATGCCCGGCTCCATCTACCAGCCCGAGGGCGGCCAGCCCTCCCGCGGCACGCCGAGATGCTTAGCTTTGCTCAGCCCCCCCGCTCCTCCGCCtcttccaccacctcctcctcctcctcctcctcccgccgaGCAGCCCTTGCCGGAGCCCGaccgggaggcggcggcggcggggccggacGAAGCCGCCGCGCTGCGATTCCAGCTCTCGGTGTTGGGGCTGGAAGAGCCGGGCTCGGCGGGGCTGAGGGAGCGAGGTGGCGGCGGCAGCCGTTCCCCGCCGGCTCCcggagcctcctcctcctcttcttcttcctcctcctcctcctcctcctcctcatcttcctcccccCCGTCCGCCTTCGGCCCCTTCGCGCCGGGGCCGCTGCTGGCCGAGCCGCTgggcagcaggaagaaaagcgTCAACATGACCGAGTGTGTCCCCGTGCCCAGCTCCGAGCACGTCGCCGAGATCGTGGGCCGGCAAG GCTGCAAAATCAAAGCCCTACGTGCCAAGACCAACACATACATCAAGACACCGGTCAGGGGTGAGGAACCCGTTTTCATCGTGactgggaggaaggaggacGTGGAGATGGCGAAAAGGGAGATCCTTTCGGCTGCCGAGCACTTCTCCATGATTCGAGCAACACGTAACAAAGTGAACGGGCTGACGGGAGCGATGCAGGGGCCCCCCAACCTGCCGGGACAGACCACCATCCAGGTGAGGGTCCCGTACCGTGTCGTGGGGCTGGTGGTGGGGCCCAAGGGAGCCACCATCAAGCGGATCCAGCAGCAGACGCACACCTACATCGTGACCCCCAGCCGAGACAAGGAGCCCGTCTTCGAGGTGACGGGCATGCCCGAGAACGTGGACCGGGCCAGGGAGGAGATCGAGGCGCACATCACCATGCGGACAGGCTCCTTCATCGATGTCAACGCCGACAACGACTTCCATTCCAACGGCACCGACGTCTGCCTCGACTTGCAGGGCAGCACGGCCAGCCTGTGGGCCAAAGCCCCCCACCCTGCCCGCCGCCCCTCGGCCGCGCTCCGCAACGACAGCCTCAGCTCCTTGGGCAGCGCCTCCACCGAGTCCTACTACAGCGGGAGGGTGGCGGACgccagccccaccagcccctACAGCACCAGCAGCGGCTTCACCTTCAGCGAGGCCCAAGCCCCGCTGGGCGCGGAGGAGTGCGATTTCGGCTTCGACTTCTTAGCCCTCGACCTCACGAcgcccaccaccaccaccatctgGTCGCCTTTCGAGCGCTCAGGCAACCCCTTGCAAGccttcagcagctgctcctccatCAACGGCTCGCAGAGACGCAACAGCGGCACGGCCACGCCGCGCCACTCGCCCACCCTCCCCGAGAGCGGCGGCGTGGCCCTGGACCACCCCTTAGCGCGCCGCATCCAGAGCGATCCCGTCAACACCTTGTCCTGGCTGCCCACCCAAGGCTCgctctcctctttctccaacAGCACCGGctactcctcctcttcctccctgcccGGCAGCATCTCCGCCGCCTCGGGTTCTCCCACCGACTCGAGCAGCTCCGACGGGCACCGCAAGAGCTCCCGCGAGTGCATGGTGTGTTTCGAGAGCGAGGTGATCGCCGCTTTGGTCCCCTGCGGCCACAACCTCTTCTGCATGGAGTGCGCCATGCGCATCTGCGGCAAAGCCGAACCCGAGTGTCCCGCTTGCCACACTCCCGCCACGCAAGCCATCCACATCTTCTCCTAG
- the MBD3 gene encoding methyl-CpG-binding domain protein 3, which produces MERKSAFPLGQASPGRDRTLSHFSPSGKKFRSKPQLARYLGSSMDLGTFDFRTGKMLMNKMNKNRQRMRYDCSNQAKGKPDLNTALPVRQTASIFKQPVTKITNHPSNKVKSDPQKAVDQPRQLFWEKKLSGLNAFDIAEELVKTMDLPKGLQGVGPGCTDETLLSAIASALHTSTMPITGQLSAAVEKNPGVWLNTSQPLCKAFMVTDEDIRKQEELVQQVRKRLEEALMADMLAHVEEIARDGEAPSEKEGGEEEEEEEEEEEQDHDQEMENV; this is translated from the exons tgcttttcctTTGGGCCAAGCTTCCCCGGGAAGAGACAGGACCCTGAGTCACTTCAG CCCAAGTGGTAAGAAGTTCCGCAGCAAACCCCAGCTGGCGCGCTACCTGGGCAGCTCCATGGACCTTGGCACTTTCGACTTCCGCACAGGAAAGATGCTGATGAATAAAATGAACAAGAACAGGCAGAGGATGCGCTATGATTGTTCCAACCAAGCCAAA GGCAAGCCGGATCTGAACACAGCCCTGCCTGTCAGACAGACAGCCTCTATCTTCAAACAGCCCGTCACCAAGATCACAAACCATCCCAGCAACAAGGTGAAGAGCGATCCTCAGAAAGCCGTGGACCAGCCCCGGCAG CTCTTCTGGGAGAAGAAGTTAAGCGGACTGAATGCTTTTGACAttgcagaggagctggtgaAAACAATGGACCTTCCCAAGGGTTTGCAAG GGGTTGGTCCCGGCTGCACTGACGAAACCCTTCTCTCCGCTATCGCCAGTGCCCTGCACACGAGCACCATGCCCATCACGGGCCAGCTCTCAGCAGCCGTGGAAAAGAATCCCGGCGTCTGGCTGAACACCTCACAGCCACTTTGCAAAGCGTTTATGGTGACAGATGAAGATATCAG GAAACAAGAGGAGCTGGtgcagcaggtgaggaagaggctGGAGGAAGCCCTGATGGCCGACATGCTTGCCCATGTAGAGGAAATAGCGAGAGATGGGGAAGctccttcagagaaggaaggaggcgaggaagaagaagaggaagaggaggaggaagagcaggaccATGACCAGGAGATGGAGAATGTATAG